Proteins found in one Natronococcus occultus SP4 genomic segment:
- the nosZ gene encoding TAT-dependent nitrous-oxide reductase, translating into MTNQHATEPTSDERSTDTTAGDERDPLFARIPRRDFMVAGAATGMMGSLAGCTGLLSGDDQTSAADVDTEVPPGEHDDYYAFLSGGHSGDIRVYGVPSMRQLMRIPVFNVESARGYGFDDETHEMLQNSGGYTWGDTHHPRVSQTDNTYDGEWLFVNDKANGRMARIDLEYFETDAIIDLPNHQGTHGACALMPDTRLVFGVGELRVPIPNDGRDLDDPSEYGSTLSAMSADPFDHEWDVMVDCNLDNGDSGKEGEWFFTTSYNSEEGVTEQEMTAADTDYVVAFNIPRIEDAVDAGEYEEINGVPVVDGTEDSPLNDGDEPLVRYVDVPTNPHGVSVTPDGRYAIASGKLDPTCTVIEIDRLNEVDDPNDAVVGRVNVGNGPLHTAYDGRGHAYTTLFVDSQVVKWDIEAAVDAEMGSEDPVIEKHDVHYSPGHLIAAESYTGDPQGDWLIVLNKLSKDRFLPVGPVFPENDQLFYIGDDDAGMELVKDTPAYPEPHDASIVRADRLDPASVYDPDDLELDFISPDDEENFIERDGDQVHIEMYNQRNHFGFDDITVQEGDEVTIRSTNIEQEEDIIHSVAIPQHDVNVKLAPQETREVTFTADEPGVYWIYCAYFCSALHLEMRSRLLVEPAD; encoded by the coding sequence ATGACGAACCAACACGCGACCGAACCGACCAGCGACGAGCGATCGACCGACACGACAGCGGGGGACGAACGCGATCCCCTCTTCGCGCGGATTCCGCGGCGGGACTTCATGGTCGCGGGCGCCGCGACCGGGATGATGGGGTCGCTCGCGGGCTGTACGGGACTGCTTAGCGGCGACGACCAGACTTCGGCAGCCGACGTCGACACGGAGGTCCCGCCCGGCGAACACGACGACTACTACGCGTTCCTCTCGGGCGGCCACTCCGGCGACATTCGCGTCTACGGCGTTCCCTCGATGCGCCAGCTCATGCGCATCCCGGTGTTCAACGTCGAGAGCGCGCGCGGCTACGGGTTCGACGACGAAACCCACGAGATGCTCCAGAACTCGGGTGGCTACACGTGGGGTGATACCCACCACCCCCGAGTCAGTCAGACCGACAACACCTACGACGGCGAGTGGCTGTTCGTCAACGACAAGGCCAACGGCCGGATGGCCCGGATCGATCTCGAGTACTTCGAGACGGACGCGATCATCGACCTGCCGAACCACCAGGGAACCCACGGCGCCTGCGCGCTGATGCCCGATACGCGACTCGTCTTCGGCGTCGGCGAACTCCGCGTCCCGATTCCGAACGACGGGCGGGACCTCGACGATCCGAGCGAGTACGGGTCGACGCTCTCGGCGATGTCGGCGGACCCGTTCGACCACGAGTGGGACGTGATGGTCGACTGCAACCTCGACAACGGCGACTCCGGCAAGGAGGGCGAGTGGTTCTTCACGACCAGCTACAACAGCGAGGAGGGCGTCACCGAACAGGAGATGACGGCGGCCGACACCGACTACGTGGTCGCCTTTAACATCCCCCGCATCGAGGACGCCGTCGACGCCGGCGAGTACGAGGAGATCAACGGCGTCCCGGTGGTCGACGGGACCGAGGACAGCCCGCTCAACGACGGGGACGAACCCCTGGTGCGGTACGTCGACGTCCCGACGAACCCCCACGGGGTAAGCGTCACGCCGGACGGACGGTACGCGATCGCCTCCGGGAAGCTCGATCCCACGTGTACGGTCATCGAGATCGATCGGCTGAACGAAGTCGACGATCCCAACGACGCCGTTGTCGGCCGGGTCAACGTCGGGAACGGCCCGCTTCATACGGCCTACGACGGCCGCGGCCACGCCTACACGACGCTGTTCGTCGACTCCCAGGTCGTCAAGTGGGACATCGAGGCCGCCGTCGACGCCGAGATGGGGTCGGAGGACCCGGTGATCGAGAAACACGACGTTCACTACAGTCCGGGTCACCTGATCGCCGCCGAGTCCTACACCGGCGACCCGCAGGGTGACTGGCTGATCGTGCTGAACAAGCTCTCGAAGGATCGGTTCCTCCCCGTGGGGCCCGTGTTTCCCGAGAACGACCAGCTGTTCTACATCGGCGACGACGACGCCGGGATGGAGCTCGTCAAGGACACGCCAGCCTACCCCGAGCCCCACGACGCCTCGATCGTCCGGGCCGACCGCCTCGATCCCGCCAGCGTGTACGATCCCGACGACCTCGAGCTGGATTTCATCTCGCCCGACGACGAGGAGAACTTCATCGAGCGCGACGGGGACCAGGTCCACATCGAGATGTACAACCAGCGCAACCACTTCGGCTTCGACGATATCACCGTCCAGGAGGGCGACGAGGTCACCATCAGATCGACCAACATCGAGCAGGAGGAAGACATCATCCACTCGGTCGCGATTCCACAGCACGACGTCAACGTGAAGCTGGCACCACAGGAGACCCGCGAGGTGACGTTCACGGCCGACGAGCCCGGCGTCTACTGGATCTACTGTGCGTACTTCTGTAGCGCACTCCACCTCGAGATGCGCTCGCGGCTGCTGGTCGAACCGGCCGACTGA
- a CDS encoding Coenzyme F420 hydrogenase/dehydrogenase, beta subunit C-terminal domain — translation MAADNRPSVPDPKGVGGDPRELNDDVAEPPGKIWFRDLDEAVIEADRCVQCASCVAACPSDSIGIDEEERRPTLVRMCTGCSRCWDFCPRSGLRYERVLGLLEDERALETPETYAASATGEAAAVGQDGGVVTALLAELIERDELDGAVVARESKDEPLRGVPFLATSREELLAAAGSSYNQTMGLGELDDLLAASELDPETAELALVGTPCMIQGATALDRYDHAPADPISLTVALLCTRSFEYDRLRSSLEGYDLDPNEIERLDISEGVLSAFDADGESVLEADVDAFDAAGLRGCDECADFVGAAADLSVGNVGTDPGTTTAIVRTENGRRAWKRASDALETTAIDRPETLERLADWNRRRAKALMPREFDPDGDVGIPYERHREAYDGTDREPEPLNPARVHQYEEWC, via the coding sequence ATGGCGGCCGACAACCGCCCGTCCGTCCCCGACCCCAAGGGCGTCGGCGGCGACCCCCGCGAACTGAACGACGACGTCGCGGAACCCCCGGGGAAGATCTGGTTCCGAGACCTCGACGAGGCCGTCATCGAGGCCGACCGCTGCGTGCAGTGTGCCTCCTGCGTTGCGGCCTGTCCCTCCGATTCGATCGGGATCGACGAAGAGGAGCGCCGTCCCACGCTCGTCCGGATGTGTACCGGCTGCTCGCGCTGTTGGGACTTCTGTCCCCGCAGCGGGCTCCGGTACGAGCGCGTCCTCGGGCTGCTCGAGGACGAACGCGCGCTCGAGACCCCGGAGACGTACGCCGCCAGCGCGACGGGCGAGGCGGCAGCCGTCGGCCAGGACGGGGGCGTCGTGACGGCGCTGCTCGCCGAGCTGATCGAACGGGACGAGCTCGACGGAGCGGTGGTCGCTCGCGAGAGCAAGGACGAGCCCCTTCGGGGCGTTCCGTTCCTGGCGACTTCCCGCGAGGAACTGCTCGCGGCCGCGGGCAGCAGCTACAACCAGACGATGGGACTGGGCGAGCTCGATGACCTGCTCGCGGCGAGCGAGCTCGACCCAGAGACGGCAGAGCTCGCGCTCGTCGGGACGCCGTGTATGATCCAGGGCGCCACCGCACTCGATCGGTACGACCACGCGCCCGCCGATCCGATCTCGCTGACGGTCGCCCTGCTGTGTACCCGCAGCTTCGAGTACGATCGGCTGCGCTCGAGTCTCGAGGGGTACGACCTCGACCCGAACGAGATCGAGCGCCTGGACATCTCCGAGGGCGTCCTCTCCGCGTTCGACGCCGACGGCGAGAGCGTCCTCGAGGCCGACGTCGACGCGTTCGACGCGGCGGGGCTGCGCGGCTGTGACGAATGTGCGGATTTCGTCGGCGCCGCGGCCGACCTCAGCGTCGGTAACGTCGGCACCGATCCCGGAACGACCACGGCGATCGTTCGCACCGAAAACGGACGGCGCGCCTGGAAGCGGGCGAGCGACGCGCTCGAGACGACCGCGATCGATCGTCCAGAGACGCTCGAGCGACTGGCGGACTGGAATCGACGGCGAGCGAAGGCGCTCATGCCCCGAGAGTTCGATCCCGACGGCGACGTCGGGATCCCATACGAGCGCCACCGCGAGGCGTACGACGGGACGGACCGGGAGCCGGAGCCGCTGAACCCGGCGCGCGTCCACCAGTACGAGGAGTGGTGTTGA
- a CDS encoding rhodanese-like domain-containing protein: MSTPTVVDPSWLAAHRESVTVVDVRSQRDYATLGHVPGSVNVPTETFRDPSSVAVGKLPGAETFGTALGEAGIASEDPIVAVDDANGVDAARFLLTAAVYGHEGGLYLLDGGLEAWTDEDGELSEADPDPEPTAYDATLRADAPLVDREDVETAVEGDAVVVDTRSAAEYAQSHVPGAVQLGWEDLLEDDTGRLKPNDELEALLTKKGIRRDERIVLYCNTARRLSHTYVVLRDLGYEDVAFYEGSLTDWVRAEAPEWDPVELKRQVRAYADAGGFDAMVAELGEDVLNRLKLIGLYHQKQEGYFMLRTRAPGGVLTAEQAATIGEVADEFARAPEAYGGVDQNPVFGDGYLDVTTRQDIQLHWIRIEDIDEIWSRYEDVGLETMQACGNSVRNVVACPAAGIDPNETVDVRPIVERICERFLGDHEYANLPRKFKISIAGCHENCARAQIQDLALTPAVKDGRDGFAVRVGGGLSDGPRVASELDLFVEPDRVVELVEAMADLYMDHGSYLDTAVNRLRFLVEEWGVERFRDELASHADFEFEPAGESLTTDYRNDHVGIHDQSDGRSSVGLNVPTGRMGGNEFRELAGLAAELSEGELRLTPNQNVLVPHLEDDVLETFLDSAVVDRYGPDPGPFTRGIVTCTGREFCTYGIIETKNRAIRWARELDEWAEAVGIADEHERIRVHMSGCSASCAQPQLGDVGLRGEVYRDDFDSGRAADLGLGGDLADDEFIDWLVGKVPIEDVPSVIRATVLAYDDDSGADESFAEWSRRKSDAELRTILAERPEPKPPAAGTEVS, from the coding sequence GTGAGCACCCCGACCGTCGTCGACCCGTCCTGGCTCGCGGCCCACCGCGAGTCGGTAACGGTCGTCGATGTTCGCTCGCAGCGTGACTACGCGACCCTCGGCCACGTTCCGGGATCGGTAAACGTACCGACCGAGACGTTTCGGGATCCGAGCAGCGTCGCGGTCGGAAAGCTGCCCGGCGCCGAGACCTTCGGGACGGCGCTGGGCGAGGCCGGGATCGCCTCCGAGGATCCGATCGTCGCGGTCGACGACGCGAACGGCGTCGACGCGGCCCGGTTCCTGCTTACCGCCGCCGTCTACGGCCACGAGGGCGGCCTCTACCTGCTCGATGGCGGACTCGAGGCCTGGACCGACGAGGACGGCGAACTGAGCGAGGCCGACCCCGATCCCGAGCCGACCGCGTATGACGCCACGCTGCGGGCCGACGCGCCGCTCGTCGACCGCGAGGACGTCGAGACAGCCGTCGAGGGTGACGCCGTCGTCGTCGACACCCGAAGCGCCGCCGAGTACGCGCAGTCTCACGTTCCGGGTGCGGTCCAGCTCGGGTGGGAGGACCTCCTCGAGGACGACACCGGGCGGCTGAAACCCAACGATGAGCTCGAGGCGCTGCTCACCAAGAAGGGGATCCGCCGCGATGAACGGATCGTCCTCTACTGTAACACGGCCCGGCGGCTGAGCCACACGTACGTCGTGCTCCGCGACCTCGGCTACGAGGACGTCGCGTTCTACGAGGGGAGCCTGACCGACTGGGTGCGCGCCGAGGCCCCCGAGTGGGACCCCGTCGAACTCAAGCGCCAGGTCCGGGCCTACGCCGACGCGGGCGGGTTCGACGCGATGGTCGCGGAGCTGGGCGAGGACGTCCTCAATCGCCTGAAGCTGATCGGGCTCTACCACCAGAAACAGGAGGGCTACTTCATGCTCCGGACGCGGGCCCCGGGCGGAGTCCTCACCGCCGAACAGGCCGCGACGATCGGCGAGGTCGCCGACGAGTTCGCCCGTGCGCCCGAGGCGTACGGCGGCGTCGACCAGAACCCCGTCTTCGGCGACGGCTACCTCGACGTCACGACCCGACAGGACATCCAGCTCCACTGGATCCGGATCGAGGACATCGACGAGATCTGGTCCCGGTACGAGGACGTCGGTCTCGAGACGATGCAGGCCTGCGGAAACTCGGTGCGCAACGTCGTCGCCTGCCCAGCCGCGGGGATCGACCCGAACGAGACCGTCGACGTCCGACCGATCGTCGAGCGGATCTGCGAGCGGTTCCTCGGCGACCACGAGTACGCCAACCTCCCCCGGAAGTTCAAGATCAGTATCGCGGGCTGTCACGAGAACTGCGCCCGCGCACAGATCCAGGACCTCGCGCTCACACCCGCGGTCAAGGACGGGCGCGACGGGTTCGCGGTTCGGGTCGGTGGCGGACTCTCCGACGGGCCACGGGTCGCCTCGGAGCTCGACCTCTTCGTCGAGCCCGATCGGGTCGTCGAACTCGTCGAGGCGATGGCCGACCTCTACATGGACCACGGCAGCTACCTCGACACCGCGGTCAACCGCCTGCGGTTCCTCGTCGAGGAGTGGGGCGTCGAGCGGTTCCGCGACGAGCTCGCGTCCCACGCCGACTTCGAGTTCGAACCCGCGGGAGAGTCGCTGACGACCGACTACCGCAACGACCACGTCGGGATCCACGACCAGAGCGACGGCCGTTCTTCCGTCGGACTGAACGTCCCCACGGGACGGATGGGCGGCAACGAGTTCCGCGAGCTCGCGGGACTCGCGGCGGAGCTCAGCGAGGGCGAGCTCCGGCTCACGCCGAACCAGAACGTCCTCGTTCCCCACCTCGAGGACGACGTCCTCGAGACCTTCCTCGACAGCGCGGTCGTCGACCGCTACGGTCCAGATCCGGGCCCGTTCACCCGGGGAATCGTCACCTGCACGGGCCGGGAGTTCTGTACCTACGGAATCATCGAGACGAAAAACCGGGCGATCAGGTGGGCCCGCGAGTTAGACGAGTGGGCCGAAGCGGTCGGCATTGCGGACGAGCACGAGCGGATCCGCGTCCACATGTCCGGCTGCTCGGCCTCCTGCGCCCAGCCCCAGCTCGGCGACGTGGGGCTGCGCGGCGAGGTGTACCGCGACGACTTCGACTCCGGCCGCGCGGCCGATCTCGGCCTCGGCGGCGACCTCGCCGACGACGAGTTCATCGACTGGCTGGTCGGAAAGGTTCCGATCGAGGACGTCCCAAGCGTGATCAGAGCGACGGTGCTGGCCTACGACGACGACAGCGGCGCGGACGAGTCGTTCGCCGAGTGGAGCCGTCGCAAATCCGATGCCGAGCTGCGGACGATACTGGCCGAGCGGCCGGAGCCGAAACCACCTGCTGCCGGCACGGAGGTGAGCTAG